In a genomic window of Gossypium arboreum isolate Shixiya-1 chromosome 9, ASM2569848v2, whole genome shotgun sequence:
- the LOC108451088 gene encoding uncharacterized protein LOC108451088: MMSARGTRGRGTRGRGRGCKGAGAESFASDTILNLDTSKMPVSPVTETSYTDARRREFLNLTQGDRSVAEYEAEFLRLSSYVRGMVATEYEDCVRFEDGLRDSLWVLIAPQRERDFSVVVEKAKIADKVKRAEPQNRDRGKAKRDSEPSNTGMRPRKKVRSDGPVGVGPIVASMRVEICQLYNRRHPGEYWRTTEACLRCGSTEHRVKDCPLRANQMQAPVNKTAQSSREVQQPPKGRGQARGDIGFTHCYVASTVFETLGLPSESTSSEILSPLGQSIGVSKLFKDVYLEVQWTVFLADLMELPFGELT; this comes from the exons ATGATGAGCGcacgtggtactcgtggacggggtactagaggccgtGGTAGGGGCTGTAAAGGGGCTGGAGCTGAGTCCTTCGCATCTGATACGATTCTGAATTTGGATACTAGTAAGATGCCGGTATCCCCTGTTACTGAGACTAG TTATACTGATGCGAGACGACGTGAGTTCCTGAATCTCACTCAGGGAGATCGTTCAGTAgctgagtatgaggctgagtttctGAGGTTAAGCAGCTATGTGCGAGGCATGGTGGCAACCGAGTATGAGGACTGTGTTCGGTTTGAAGATGGTCTTCGAGACAGTCTttgggttctgatagctcctcagagggagcGGGATTTCTCTGTAgtggtggagaaagctaagattgcTGATAAAGTTAAGCGCGCTGAGCCCCAAAATCGAGACAGAGGGAAGGCTAAGAGAGATTCTGAGCCTTCGAATACTGGGATGAGGCCTAGGAAAAAGGTCAGATCTGATGGGCCCGTGGGGGTTGGGCCTATTGTTGCATCGATGAGGGTGGAGATCTGCCAGCTCTATAATAGGCGTCATCCGGGCGAGTATTGGAGGACTACTGAGGCTTGTCTTAGATGTGGTTCTACTGAGCATCGAGTTAAGGACTGTCCGTTGAGAGCTAATCAAATGCAAGCTCCAGTTAATAAGACTGCACAGTCGTCGAGGGAGGTTCAGCAGCCACCTAAGGGCCGAGGACAGGCCAGGGGTG acataggtttTACACACTGTTATGTAGCTAGTACCGTGTTTGAGACCTTGGGGTTACCGTCTGAGAGCACTTCGAGTGAGATACTGAGTCCGTTGGGGCAGTCTATTGGAGTTAGTAAATTATTTAAGGATGTTTATTTGGAAGTCCAATGGACGGtatttctggctgatctgatggagCTTCCGTTTGGGGAGTTGACATAA